A region from the Fusarium graminearum PH-1 chromosome 4, whole genome shotgun sequence genome encodes:
- a CDS encoding serine/threonine-protein phosphatase 5 yields MDAVELKNKGNKAFQSGDYPSAVDFYSQAIEKNDKEPTFFTNRAQAYIKTEAYGYAVADATKAIELNPKLVKAYYRRGLAKTAILRPKEAIDDFKTCVTLDPNNKDARLKLEDCKKIVRQMAFFAAIEVGDEPSAAVGLDLDSMAVEPGYDGVRLGDEMTQEFIDDMIERFKTGKKIHRKYVYQIILAVKKIVYDEPTMVEVEIPSDVKLTVCGDTHGQYFDLMELFRRNGTPDEKHWYLFNGDFVDRGSWSTEIALLLYAYKWLRPKQFFLNRGNHETDDMNRVYGFEGECKAKYNERVFKLFSESFSALALATLIGKKYLVLHGGLFSDDKVTLDDIRKLNRHGQRQPGQAGLMMEMLWTDPQEENGRGPSKRGVGMQFGPDITKQFCEKNGLEAVIRSHEVRMDGYEVQHDGRCITVFSAPRYCDSTENRGAYINIGPDYKLDFEQFDAVPHPDIKPMAYAQSSLMSSLM; encoded by the exons ATGGACGCCGTCgaactcaagaacaagggcaacaaggCCTTCCAGTCTGGTGATTACCCCAGCGCAGTCGACTTTTACAGCCAGGCTATCGAAAAGAACGATAAGGAGCCTACCTTTTTCACCAACCGAGCTCAG GCATACATCAAGACTGAGGCTTACGGAtatgctgttgctgatgctaCAAAAGCTATTGAGCTTAATCccaaacttgtcaag GCATACTACCGACGAGGTCTAGCCAAGACTGCGATTCTACGACCTAAGGAGGCCATCGACGACTTCAAAACATGTGTTACTCTCGACcccaacaacaaagatgccAGGCTCAAATTGGAAGACTGCAAGAAAATCGTCCGACAGATGGCTTTCTTTGCTGCTATCGAGGTCGGCGATGAACCCTCTGCAGCCGTGGGTCTTGACCTAGACTCAATGGCTGTTGAGCCAGGATATGATGGTGTGCGACTAGGTGATGAGATGACACAAGAATTTATTGACGACATGATCGAGCGTttcaagactggcaagaAGATTCACCGGAAATACGTTTATCAAATTATTCTTGCCGTTAAGAAGATTGTTTACGATGAGCCCACAATGGTCGAGGTGGAAATTCCTAGCGACGTCAAGCTTACTGTCTGTGGTGACACTCACG GTCAATACTTCGATCTTATGGAGTTATTCCGCCGCAATGGTACTCCTGATGAGAAGCACTGGTATCTTTTCAACGGTGACTTTGTGGATCGAGGTTCTTGGTCAACTGAGATCGCTCTACTTTTGTATGCATACAAGTGGCTGCGACCTAAGCAGTTCTTCCTGAACCGTGGAAACCACGAGACAGACGACATGAACCGAGTCTATGGTTTCGAGGGCGAATGCAAGGCCAAGTACAACGAGCGAGTCTTTAAGTTGTTCTCTGAAAGTTTCTctgctctggctctggccaCACTTATTGGAAAGAAATATCTGGTCCTTCACGGAGGTCTGTTCTCCGACGATAAGGTCACTCTTGACGATATCCGAAAACTGAACCGACACGGCCAGCGACAACCCGGCCAggctggcttgatgatggagatgctCTGGACCGACCCTCAGGAGGAGAACGGTCGAGGACCCAGCAAGCGTGGTGTCGGTATGCAGTTTGGTCCTGATATCACCAAGCAGTTCTGTGAGAAGAACggtcttgaggctgtcatTCGAAGTCACGAGGTTCGCATGGATGGTTACGAGGTGCAGCACGACGGTCGCTGTATTACTG TCTTCTCTGCTCCTCGATACTGCGACTCGACAGAGAACAGGGGTGCCTACATCAACATCGGCCCTGACTACAAGCTCGATTTCGAGCAGTTCGATGCCGTGCCCCACCCCGACATTAAGCCCATG GCATATGCGCAAAGCTCTCTTATGTCCTCTCTGATGTAG
- a CDS encoding transcription elongation factor SPT4, which yields MSSSNYVTTGQARNLRACMICSIVMTSQRFQNEGCPNCEEFLHLQHSPDQIESCTSQVFEGVITLANPTKSWIAKYQRLDSYVPGMYAIKVSGQLPDDVRSTLEDEYRIQYIPRDGTEVENDA from the exons ATGTCATCCTCCAATTATGTCACAACGGGCCAGGCACGAAACCTGCGCGCATGCATGATCTGCTCGATCGTCATGACCTCCCAG CGCTTCCAAAACGAGGGCTGCCCCAACTGCGAAGAGTTCCTGCACCTACAGCATTCCCCGGACCAGATCGAGAGCTGTACATCCCAAGTCTTCGAGGGTGTCATCACACTCGCGAACCCAACCAAGTCGTGGATCGCAAAGTACCAGCGTCTCGATAGCTATGTGCCTGGCATGTATGCCATCAAAGTCTCGGGACAACTACCTGATGATGTTCGATCGACGTTGGAGGACGAGTATAGAATACAGTACATTCC ACGTGACGGTACAGAGGTGGAGAACGATGCTTAA